The Muntiacus reevesi chromosome 7, mMunRee1.1, whole genome shotgun sequence genome includes a region encoding these proteins:
- the GPX2 gene encoding glutathione peroxidase 2: protein MAYIAKSFYDLSAISLDGEKVDFNTFRGRAVLIENVASLUGTTTRDFTQLNELQCRFPRRLVVLGFPCNQFGHQENCQNEEILNSLKYVRPGGGFQPTFTLVQKCDVNGQNEHPVFAYLKDKLPYPYDDPFSLMTDPKFIIWSPVRRSDVSWNFEKFLIGPEGEPFRRYSRTFQTINIEPDIKRLLKVAI from the exons ATGGCTTACATTGCCAAGTCCTTCTACGACCTCAGCGCTATCAGCCTGGATGGGGAGAAGGTAGATTTTAATACGTTCCGAGGCAGGGCAGTGCTGATTGAGAATGTGGCCTCGCTTTGAGGCACAACCACCCGGGACTTCACCCAACTCAACGAGCTGCAGTGCCGCTTCCCCAGGCGCCTGGTCGTTCTTGGCTTCCCTTGCAACCAATTTGGACATCAG GAGAACTGTCAGAATGAAGAGATCTTGAACAGCCTCAAGTATGTCCGCCCTGGGGGTGGATTCCAGCCCACCTTCACCCTTGTCCAGAAGTGTGATGTGAACGGTCAGAACGAGCATCCTGTCTTCGCCTACCTGAAGGACAAGCTCCCCTACCCTTATGACGACCCGTTTTCCCTCATGACCGATCCCAAGTTCATCATCTGGAGCCCCGTGCGCCGCTCAGATGTGTCCTGGAACTTTGAGAAGTTCCTCATTGGGCCGGAAGGGGAGCCCTTCCGCCGCTACAGCCGCACCTTTCAAACCATCAACATCGAGCCTGACATCAAGCGCCTCCTCAAAGTCGCCATATAG